A section of the Spirosoma pollinicola genome encodes:
- a CDS encoding Arm DNA-binding domain-containing protein, translating to MFYLCVTYMNLSIRFLLRKDKPGKDNLYSVHLRVTQSRKHQYLSTKHRVSIANWD from the coding sequence ATGTTTTACCTATGTGTTACCTATATGAACCTATCAATCCGATTCCTCCTAAGAAAGGACAAGCCTGGTAAGGATAACCTATATTCGGTTCACCTGAGAGTTACCCAGAGTCGAAAACATCAGTATTTATCGACCAAACACCGAGTCAGTATTGCTAATTGGGATTAG
- a CDS encoding laminin B domain-containing protein has protein sequence MCSKREILVLYKLIFIIGLFSLLSVGCSESSINKVFQANVNSFDTDDQGGRVSSGGLGIYRPTGGNPDGYLSAIDAANGVWYFIASQTFINEVKKRYGQTLRFDLEQSVVDNQASKDDVILASGLDTLRFNTAYNPKTTWMRYAVKLDESSGWKKNRKIVSQADIQTVLQNLTNLRIRGEFRAGPDQGGLDNAAIY, from the coding sequence ATGTGCTCTAAAAGAGAAATACTTGTCCTTTACAAACTAATTTTTATCATTGGTTTATTCTCCCTTCTTTCGGTAGGCTGTTCAGAGTCTAGTATCAATAAAGTATTTCAAGCCAACGTCAATAGCTTTGATACCGATGATCAGGGTGGGCGTGTAAGTTCAGGGGGACTAGGTATCTATAGGCCAACAGGCGGTAATCCAGACGGTTATTTATCTGCGATTGATGCGGCAAATGGTGTTTGGTATTTTATTGCTTCACAAACGTTTATCAACGAAGTCAAAAAAAGATACGGTCAAACACTCCGTTTTGATCTGGAGCAGTCAGTGGTAGACAATCAGGCAAGTAAAGATGATGTTATTCTGGCCAGTGGACTGGATACGTTGAGGTTCAACACCGCCTATAACCCAAAAACGACTTGGATGAGATACGCAGTAAAACTGGATGAGTCGAGCGGCTGGAAAAAGAACAGGAAGATAGTCAGTCAGGCAGACATTCAGACAGTTTTACAAAATTTAACCAATTTGCGTATACGGGGAGAGTTCAGAGCTGGCCCCGATCAGGGTGGCCTGGACAACGCAGCGATTTACTAG
- a CDS encoding multidrug effflux MFS transporter produces MTRRRHLSLILILGAMTALGPFSIDMYLPGFPAIANDLHTTVPQVALSLSSFFIGISAGQLLYGPLLDRFGRKKPLYVGLSLFILTSIGCMTVTSIDWLIALRFLQAIGSCSAGVAAVAMVRDLFPVEENAKVFALLMLVLGLSPLLAPTLGGYVTATFGWQSVFVILGVLGVVLLFATRFGLPNGYLPDTTMSLKPLPILTNFLAVLRVRQFSTYALTGGMSFAGLFAYVADSPLVFMDIFQVSGQVYGWIFAGLSVGLIGASQVNSFLLRRYRSEQLIFAALSCQVAITLVFLLLTVLGWLGLVGTLVLLFAFLCCLGIISPNTGALSLAPFTKNAGSASALMGATQMGLGALASVSVSLLNNHTAIPMVGIMAATSLLALLILLWGRKSIRYQGVGEELLGAEV; encoded by the coding sequence ATGACTCGACGTCGACATCTTTCGCTCATTCTCATTCTTGGCGCTATGACGGCGCTGGGGCCTTTTTCCATTGACATGTATCTGCCGGGTTTTCCCGCTATTGCCAATGATCTGCATACCACAGTTCCTCAGGTAGCGTTGTCTCTTTCCAGTTTCTTCATTGGCATTTCGGCAGGGCAGTTGCTGTATGGCCCGCTGCTGGATCGGTTTGGTCGTAAAAAGCCGCTTTATGTTGGATTGAGCCTGTTTATCCTGACCTCTATAGGGTGCATGACGGTTACGAGCATTGACTGGCTCATTGCTCTCCGGTTTTTACAGGCCATTGGCAGTTGTTCCGCCGGTGTAGCGGCTGTGGCTATGGTTCGGGACTTGTTTCCGGTTGAAGAAAATGCAAAAGTGTTTGCCCTGTTAATGCTGGTGTTGGGTCTGTCGCCTTTGCTGGCCCCTACGCTGGGTGGCTATGTGACGGCTACCTTCGGCTGGCAGTCGGTCTTTGTCATTCTGGGGGTATTGGGTGTAGTATTGCTATTTGCCACTCGTTTCGGCTTGCCGAATGGTTATCTGCCCGATACAACTATGTCGCTGAAACCGTTGCCTATCTTAACCAATTTTCTGGCTGTATTGCGGGTTCGGCAATTTTCTACGTATGCGTTGACAGGGGGGATGTCCTTCGCGGGTTTGTTTGCCTATGTAGCCGATTCACCCCTGGTGTTCATGGATATTTTCCAGGTGAGCGGCCAGGTGTACGGCTGGATATTTGCCGGTTTGTCGGTTGGATTGATTGGTGCCAGTCAGGTAAACAGCTTCTTGCTGCGTCGTTACCGGAGTGAGCAGCTCATTTTTGCGGCTCTGAGTTGTCAGGTAGCCATTACGCTGGTTTTTCTGTTACTAACCGTTCTTGGCTGGCTTGGGCTGGTGGGTACGCTGGTGTTATTATTTGCCTTTTTATGCTGTCTGGGAATTATCAGCCCTAACACGGGTGCGCTGTCGCTGGCTCCATTTACAAAAAACGCGGGAAGCGCATCGGCGCTGATGGGTGCCACCCAGATGGGTCTGGGGGCATTGGCATCGGTGAGTGTCAGCTTACTCAATAATCATACGGCCATACCGATGGTGGGAATCATGGCGGCAACTTCGCTACTGGCGCTCCTGATTCTGCTTTGGGGTAGAAAAAGCATCAGGTATCAGGGGGTGGGAGAGGAACTGCTCGGCGCGGAAGTTTAG
- a CDS encoding IS3 family transposase → MEVICKLFGRVRQAWYAATRQKEKVGFQTDAILQEVRRIRRDIPGMGTHKLHHEMRVFLTRHRIKLGRDRLHALLKENGMLAKRKANKVTTTQSNHTHFKYPNKVKNLIPGRANELWVSDLTYVSVGPTYAYLYIIMDAFSRKIVGWSFEKTMHAKGALRSLNMALLARKDISQSLIHHSDRGVQYCSWAYVQRLRQVNATISMTESGDPNENSLAERVLQSLKDDCKLSRTFTSFTAAAEGVERAITAYNTVRPHASLNYLTPHQMHQRKRKVKLRWYPYKKVRYGNVQYEGLLR, encoded by the coding sequence ATGGAGGTAATTTGTAAGCTGTTTGGCCGAGTAAGACAAGCCTGGTATGCGGCTACCCGGCAAAAAGAAAAAGTGGGTTTCCAGACGGATGCTATCTTGCAGGAGGTCAGGCGAATACGTCGTGACATTCCGGGTATGGGTACCCACAAACTGCATCATGAAATGCGGGTATTTTTAACCCGACACCGCATCAAGCTGGGCCGGGATCGCCTGCATGCGCTCTTGAAAGAGAACGGCATGTTAGCCAAACGAAAAGCGAATAAGGTTACCACGACTCAATCGAACCATACTCATTTTAAATACCCAAACAAGGTCAAAAATCTCATACCCGGACGGGCTAATGAGCTGTGGGTGAGTGACCTAACCTATGTCTCGGTTGGTCCAACTTATGCGTATCTCTACATCATTATGGATGCTTTTTCGCGTAAGATCGTCGGCTGGTCGTTTGAGAAGACCATGCATGCAAAAGGGGCATTAAGGTCGTTGAATATGGCTTTGTTAGCTCGAAAAGATATCAGTCAGTCCTTAATCCATCATTCGGATCGGGGCGTACAATACTGCTCCTGGGCTTATGTCCAACGATTGCGCCAGGTGAATGCCACGATCAGTATGACCGAGTCGGGTGATCCGAATGAGAACTCCCTGGCGGAGCGGGTGCTTCAGTCTCTGAAAGACGACTGCAAACTTAGCCGTACGTTTACCTCTTTTACCGCAGCCGCCGAGGGTGTTGAACGAGCGATTACGGCTTATAACACGGTTCGTCCGCACGCTTCGCTGAATTATTTAACTCCGCACCAGATGCACCAGCGAAAGCGTAAAGTCAAGTTACGATGGTACCCTTATAAAAAGGTGAGGTACGGAAATGTGCAATACGAGGGCCTGTTACGGTGA
- a CDS encoding IS1/IS1595 family N-terminal zinc-binding domain-containing protein, whose translation MVFEAVSCKHCGQTQHVKRYGTTRAGTQRYQCFDYGRIAPAPRPQSNLYPQGPGPPDQRADHRCV comes from the coding sequence ATAGTCTTCGAAGCGGTTTCTTGCAAACATTGTGGGCAAACTCAACACGTCAAACGGTATGGCACTACCCGTGCTGGTACCCAACGCTACCAATGCTTTGACTACGGCCGAATCGCCCCGGCGCCCCGGCCGCAGTCAAACTTATACCCACAAGGCCCGGGACCCCCTGATCAGAGAGCAGATCACCGCTGCGTTTGA
- a CDS encoding RNA polymerase sigma factor gives MKTKLNDEDLIRQHFTTNPNACFEELYNRYVGKVYNRCLSMTKDSEKAQDYTHDIFIRTFDRLDRFQEKSTFSTWLYSISFNYCLDQIKVARRLPMSNLDGQQGYQFADIQEKESLEERLQLLNQALQQLSPMEASLLRLKYQQGLPIQQIAQQLGLQESAVKMRLKRSRQKAHQLYLTAAKR, from the coding sequence ATGAAAACTAAACTCAACGACGAAGACCTGATCCGCCAGCATTTTACCACCAATCCCAATGCCTGCTTCGAAGAGCTTTATAACCGCTATGTTGGAAAAGTCTATAATCGCTGTTTATCCATGACTAAAGACTCGGAAAAAGCCCAAGATTACACCCACGATATATTTATTCGGACCTTTGATCGACTAGATCGTTTTCAGGAGAAATCCACTTTCTCTACCTGGCTCTACTCGATTTCCTTCAACTACTGCCTGGACCAGATCAAAGTCGCCAGGCGATTGCCGATGTCAAACCTGGACGGTCAACAGGGGTATCAGTTCGCCGATATTCAGGAGAAGGAATCTTTAGAAGAGCGTTTGCAACTGCTTAACCAGGCGCTCCAGCAACTCTCTCCCATGGAGGCTAGTCTGCTTCGTCTGAAGTATCAGCAGGGCCTGCCCATACAGCAGATTGCCCAACAGCTCGGTCTTCAGGAGAGTGCCGTTAAGATGCGGTTGAAACGATCCAGACAGAAAGCTCATCAGCTTTATTTGACGGCGGCAAAGCGCTAG
- a CDS encoding Y-family DNA polymerase, translated as MLALVDANSFYASCHQIFRPELEGKPIIVLSNRDGNVVARSAQAKALGIKMGQPFFETRELVDQHDVVVFSSNYELYGDISSRLMSLLTQFAPDVEVYSIDEAFLQLEEYTGIYPSYQGLGLSIRESMKQWLRLPVGVGIGPTKTLAKVANRLAKIKPELNGVCVLDSQEAIDEALWGFPIEDVWGVGGKSVSKLKKQGIRTAYQLREVNDDWIQRVMTVNGLRLVHELRGMPCKLLDVNPPPRKAICTEPGFGKVIPDLDTITDALTVHLSRICEKLRKQESLCGTVTVWLRTNPHRRTPGNFLPAKQYSNSVTVRLPHPTSSTLEIIKYAASGLKAIFKFGYNYQRVGIMLTDLVPADYRQMGVFTQGPDERLIRLSAVIDKVNKRYGQDKLRLASQMYNPEWPMKPSYLSPRYTTRWEDILEAH; from the coding sequence ATGCTCGCCCTCGTTGATGCCAATTCGTTTTACGCCAGTTGCCACCAAATCTTCAGACCTGAGCTGGAAGGGAAGCCTATTATTGTGCTCAGCAATAGAGATGGAAATGTGGTTGCTAGAAGTGCCCAGGCAAAGGCATTAGGCATAAAAATGGGGCAACCGTTCTTCGAGACCAGAGAACTCGTTGACCAGCATGACGTAGTCGTTTTTTCATCAAATTATGAGCTTTACGGTGACATTTCCTCAAGATTGATGAGCCTGCTTACCCAATTTGCCCCTGACGTCGAGGTCTATTCAATTGATGAAGCGTTTCTGCAACTCGAAGAGTATACCGGCATTTACCCTTCCTATCAGGGCTTGGGCCTGTCTATTCGGGAATCCATGAAGCAATGGCTCAGGCTTCCGGTAGGAGTGGGTATTGGTCCAACCAAGACGCTGGCCAAAGTAGCCAACCGCCTGGCCAAAATAAAGCCAGAATTAAACGGGGTTTGTGTGCTGGATAGTCAGGAAGCAATAGACGAGGCCCTGTGGGGCTTTCCGATTGAGGATGTCTGGGGCGTTGGCGGCAAATCAGTCAGTAAGCTAAAAAAACAGGGTATCCGGACGGCCTATCAACTCAGAGAGGTGAACGACGACTGGATTCAACGCGTGATGACCGTCAACGGACTACGTCTGGTTCATGAACTGCGCGGGATGCCTTGTAAATTACTAGACGTAAATCCGCCACCCCGCAAGGCGATCTGTACCGAGCCGGGTTTTGGTAAAGTCATTCCCGATCTGGATACTATCACGGATGCCCTGACGGTCCACCTGTCAAGAATCTGCGAGAAGCTTCGTAAACAGGAATCACTTTGTGGAACGGTCACGGTATGGCTTCGAACCAACCCGCACCGGAGAACGCCCGGCAACTTTCTGCCTGCCAAGCAGTACAGCAACAGTGTTACCGTTCGGCTTCCTCACCCTACCAGTTCCACCCTGGAGATCATTAAGTATGCCGCATCGGGCTTGAAAGCAATCTTTAAGTTTGGCTATAATTACCAACGGGTGGGCATTATGCTGACGGATCTGGTACCTGCTGATTACCGGCAGATGGGCGTATTTACCCAGGGTCCGGATGAGCGGCTGATCAGACTCTCGGCCGTCATTGATAAGGTAAACAAGCGGTATGGTCAGGATAAACTTCGCCTGGCCTCCCAGATGTACAACCCCGAATGGCCAATGAAACCCTCGTATCTCTCACCCCGGTATACGACCCGTTGGGAAGACATCTTGGAAGCTCATTAG
- a CDS encoding cellulose binding domain-containing protein: MSISTLPQTRLGNPLSRFLRWIGSWINAPLNLGAIPALLLSLLTVLLTLTSVSAQTKYTADFSTQPTIDKYGFADDWPWNSTVTINLGGVEYLITDAINGSYTWNGSAIVYSTAGDANPRIKRKDGQPFNFYGVKLQYTNYKDPVYYTYPFLTIQYSTTGSALADEKYDADQTVTVAKPNGVGVTQVVLAFHGLNTLTLDDLVVGPTGAVTSVAPTVLTSAASGIGTTIATLGGNVTADGGASVTQRGVVYSTTNATPTTSDTKVVIGSGTGTFSQSITGLTSSTTYYVRAYATNSVGTSYGSQQTFVTLPPAPAFIRQPVTTSACTGNTAAFTVTASAATSFQWQQSASADFANPTTVAPGSTIITTGTSSTLTVLASSSLNGDYFRAVASNVSGNVNSSTAQLTVFTVNEPSVKNVAYCQFTTADPLTATASVGNSLTWYSADGSRLAGAPTPSTSIPTTTTYYVSQTNGFGCEGPRAAITITVNALPTVSINGLASAYCQDAGIVTLNGSPADGHFTLDGTPATNFNTASLPLGQHTTVYSYTNTNGCVNSTSQTITIKATPTAPSLVTASGQPFPVGVSNLTASQNTGSVILTVGGCSGGTITWNGGNSTTLAVSTSTLGIQTYTATCTQNGCIGPVASFLLTVVPTSLSVLHRDQDYGNTQNNIIKPFLELANAGSQAIPYSEVTVRYWLTSEGNAPATNFAVYYAPLGAVNMRYVMLAQPRQGAFGYVEYSFPGGGSLPMNGNSGPIENGIQKTDGSPFNESNDYSYQGNYANYTPNSHITAYRNGVIVWGQEPTVVTSQTAVQVYSAAMDNPTASQIKTRVELRNTGNVPLPVSSLKLRYYFTSDNGQLANVYVDYADMGTANVQARVMQLASPVNGADSYVELSFSGNTGQLNPLSSLGFVDFRLVRSDYGLFNQANDYSYAANYGNVGLNNHITAYLNNNLVFGTPSSGASARMIAQEPTSVLQAHLLGNPVVGDQAMVEIRGAGGQSLTLKLVDLQGRPVHELRVDQAGDVEQVSMPLGQSRGALLLRISGATQQQVLKVIRP; this comes from the coding sequence ATGTCAATTTCTACTCTACCTCAAACACGACTTGGGAATCCATTATCTCGATTTCTAAGGTGGATTGGTTCATGGATAAACGCACCACTAAACCTTGGGGCAATACCAGCCCTTTTATTGAGTCTGCTAACTGTTTTGTTGACCTTAACCAGTGTAAGCGCTCAAACAAAGTATACGGCTGATTTTTCGACCCAGCCTACGATTGATAAATATGGCTTTGCCGATGACTGGCCCTGGAACTCAACGGTTACCATCAACTTAGGGGGCGTAGAGTATCTCATTACCGATGCGATCAATGGAAGTTATACCTGGAATGGGTCAGCCATCGTCTATTCCACGGCAGGAGACGCTAATCCGCGTATTAAGCGTAAAGATGGTCAGCCATTTAATTTTTATGGGGTCAAACTTCAGTATACGAATTATAAGGACCCTGTTTATTATACTTATCCATTTTTAACTATTCAGTATTCGACAACAGGTAGTGCGCTGGCGGATGAGAAGTATGATGCCGACCAAACGGTTACGGTTGCTAAACCAAATGGCGTCGGCGTGACGCAGGTCGTATTAGCCTTTCACGGACTAAATACGCTAACCCTGGACGATTTAGTGGTTGGCCCAACAGGCGCGGTAACGAGCGTTGCGCCAACGGTGCTAACCAGCGCGGCCAGTGGTATCGGTACAACCATTGCCACATTGGGGGGCAACGTGACGGCCGACGGCGGAGCAAGCGTCACCCAACGCGGGGTCGTTTACAGCACGACCAATGCTACGCCCACCACCAGCGACACCAAAGTGGTCATAGGCAGCGGTACCGGCACCTTTAGTCAATCTATTACCGGGCTCACCTCATCAACAACCTACTACGTGCGTGCCTATGCCACTAATTCAGTGGGCACCAGTTATGGAAGCCAACAGACTTTCGTTACCCTGCCACCCGCACCAGCCTTTATCCGGCAACCGGTGACGACCAGCGCTTGTACGGGTAATACAGCTGCGTTTACCGTGACGGCGAGTGCTGCCACGAGCTTCCAGTGGCAACAGTCAGCAAGCGCAGACTTTGCCAATCCGACAACGGTTGCTCCAGGTAGCACCATCATCACGACCGGTACGTCTAGCACTCTAACTGTTTTGGCTTCCTCTTCGTTAAATGGCGATTACTTTCGAGCTGTAGCGTCTAATGTTAGTGGAAATGTTAATTCAAGCACAGCTCAACTGACGGTCTTCACCGTAAACGAGCCCAGTGTCAAGAATGTGGCCTACTGTCAATTCACCACAGCCGATCCGTTAACGGCTACGGCCAGTGTCGGCAACAGCTTAACGTGGTACAGCGCGGACGGTTCGCGTCTGGCCGGTGCGCCCACGCCTTCGACCAGCATACCGACCACGACCACTTACTATGTCAGCCAGACCAACGGTTTCGGTTGCGAAGGGCCACGGGCTGCCATTACCATAACGGTCAATGCGCTGCCTACCGTCTCCATTAACGGTTTAGCTTCGGCTTACTGTCAGGATGCCGGAATCGTTACACTCAACGGCTCTCCCGCCGATGGGCACTTTACCCTGGATGGTACCCCGGCTACCAACTTCAATACAGCCAGTCTGCCCTTAGGCCAGCATACCACAGTATACAGCTATACCAACACCAACGGCTGCGTAAACTCAACCAGTCAGACCATCACCATCAAGGCCACACCCACTGCGCCTAGCCTGGTAACGGCCAGCGGTCAGCCTTTTCCTGTTGGCGTCAGTAACCTGACGGCTAGCCAGAATACGGGGTCGGTTATTCTCACGGTTGGCGGATGCAGTGGCGGCACTATTACTTGGAACGGGGGTAACAGCACTACCCTGGCCGTTTCCACCAGTACGTTAGGCATCCAAACCTATACGGCCACCTGTACCCAGAACGGTTGTATCGGTCCGGTAGCCAGCTTCCTGCTCACGGTCGTACCCACCAGCCTGAGTGTACTCCACCGTGACCAGGATTACGGCAACACACAAAACAACATTATCAAGCCCTTTCTGGAATTGGCCAACGCGGGTAGCCAGGCTATTCCCTACAGCGAGGTGACTGTGCGTTACTGGTTGACTTCCGAAGGCAACGCCCCTGCGACCAACTTTGCCGTTTACTACGCTCCCCTGGGCGCGGTGAACATGCGGTATGTAATGCTTGCCCAACCCCGGCAAGGGGCCTTTGGTTATGTCGAGTATAGTTTCCCTGGCGGGGGTAGTCTGCCCATGAACGGTAACTCGGGGCCCATCGAGAACGGCATCCAGAAAACCGACGGCTCTCCCTTCAACGAGAGCAACGACTACTCGTATCAGGGAAATTATGCGAATTATACACCCAATAGCCACATTACGGCCTACCGCAACGGGGTCATTGTCTGGGGGCAGGAGCCAACGGTGGTAACTTCTCAGACCGCTGTGCAGGTCTACTCCGCAGCCATGGATAACCCGACGGCTTCCCAGATTAAGACCCGGGTGGAACTGCGCAATACGGGTAACGTGCCCCTTCCCGTATCGAGCCTCAAGCTGCGCTACTATTTCACTTCGGACAATGGTCAGCTAGCCAACGTGTACGTGGACTATGCCGATATGGGGACTGCTAACGTTCAGGCCCGGGTGATGCAGTTAGCTTCACCGGTTAATGGAGCGGATAGTTACGTTGAACTGAGCTTCTCTGGTAATACGGGACAGCTCAATCCACTGAGCAGTTTGGGTTTTGTTGATTTCCGCCTAGTGCGCTCGGACTACGGCCTGTTTAACCAAGCCAACGACTATTCCTACGCAGCCAACTACGGCAATGTGGGATTGAACAATCACATTACGGCCTATCTTAACAATAATCTGGTGTTCGGTACACCCTCTTCGGGAGCGTCGGCTCGGATGATAGCTCAAGAGCCTACTTCGGTCTTGCAGGCCCATTTATTGGGTAACCCGGTGGTGGGCGATCAGGCAATGGTCGAGATTCGCGGAGCAGGCGGTCAATCACTAACGCTGAAATTAGTGGATCTACAAGGTCGCCCGGTGCATGAACTGCGAGTTGACCAGGCCGGTGATGTTGAGCAGGTGAGCATGCCCTTGGGCCAGAGTCGGGGAGCGCTGCTGCTCAGAATCAGTGGAGCTACTCAACAGCAAGTGCTGAAAGTAATTCGCCCTTAG
- a CDS encoding energy transducer TonB, with amino-acid sequence MKYPQAARQAQKEGKVFVNFIVNERGGIEEARVLKSLDSELDAEAVRLVQRMPAWTPGKVNGSVVACRYNLPIPFDL; translated from the coding sequence ATGAAGTATCCCCAGGCTGCTCGCCAAGCCCAGAAAGAAGGGAAAGTGTTTGTTAACTTTATTGTCAATGAGCGGGGCGGCATTGAAGAGGCTCGTGTCTTGAAAAGCTTAGATTCAGAATTAGATGCGGAAGCCGTTCGACTTGTTCAACGTATGCCTGCTTGGACACCGGGTAAAGTGAATGGCTCAGTCGTTGCCTGTCGATACAATCTGCCGATTCCGTTTGACTTGTAA
- a CDS encoding LexA family protein, which produces MLDTIDYLPPENIFLTDPTRRKDLPFFDIAVQAGFPNPADNFIRQRLNLQDLCVLHPDNTYFVKASGESMIGDYIFPGSMLVVDSTRPIETGMVIVIWVNEGWCVKRYIDKSPMIMLESSNEKYAPMYLHPDRDQVAVLGEVTYIISKPPRYARPR; this is translated from the coding sequence ATGCTTGACACCATTGACTATTTACCTCCCGAAAACATCTTCTTAACTGACCCTACCCGGCGCAAAGATTTACCTTTTTTTGATATCGCTGTGCAGGCAGGCTTTCCAAACCCGGCGGATAATTTCATTCGCCAGCGTTTAAATTTACAGGATCTGTGCGTACTACATCCGGATAATACCTACTTCGTAAAGGCATCCGGAGAGAGTATGATAGGTGATTATATTTTCCCCGGCTCCATGCTGGTGGTCGACTCCACCCGGCCAATCGAAACGGGCATGGTGATTGTTATCTGGGTCAATGAGGGCTGGTGTGTCAAGCGTTACATCGACAAAAGCCCCATGATCATGCTGGAATCCAGTAACGAGAAGTATGCTCCCATGTATCTGCATCCGGATCGTGACCAGGTGGCGGTGCTGGGCGAAGTGACGTATATCATCTCAAAACCTCCCCGGTATGCTCGCCCTCGTTGA